A single genomic interval of Streptococcus suis harbors:
- a CDS encoding IS110 family transposase encodes MFHFTTLFIGMDVHKESFSLCYYDMMTNQFKHSTKVSPNVSYIVNYVNELRRLYGQDAEVLCGYEAGCLGFTLYHQLQAHGIPCIVMAPTTVMKEGSKRVKTDKKDAAQLAKALAFRSYQPVHIPTAEDEQVKEYIRMRTDHKVALKKIKQQILAFCLRHDFRYTEGSSNWTQKHVRWLRSLKPEGLYAEILTEYLLTYEKLVDQIERYDARIEQLGQSDSYQEKVSRLSCFIGIKTLTALSIVTEIGDFNRFATAQHFASYLGLTPSENSSGDKERRGAITKAGNSHVRRLLIEAAQSLAKGTIGYKSKELKRRQSGNRVEVIAYADKANERLRRRYRTLVLGKNKKQNVAKTAIARELSGFIWGMMTGRIA; translated from the coding sequence ATGTTTCATTTTACCACACTTTTCATCGGAATGGATGTTCACAAAGAAAGTTTTTCACTCTGCTATTATGATATGATGACCAATCAATTCAAACATAGCACTAAAGTTAGTCCAAATGTTAGCTATATTGTGAACTATGTGAATGAGCTTCGTCGTTTATATGGTCAAGATGCAGAAGTGTTATGTGGCTACGAAGCTGGATGCCTCGGATTTACCCTATATCACCAGCTACAAGCTCACGGGATTCCCTGTATCGTGATGGCACCTACAACGGTAATGAAGGAAGGATCTAAGCGTGTTAAGACTGATAAGAAAGATGCGGCTCAGCTCGCAAAAGCTCTGGCCTTTCGTAGCTATCAGCCTGTTCATATTCCTACTGCTGAGGATGAACAAGTCAAAGAATATATCCGTATGAGAACAGACCACAAAGTGGCTCTGAAGAAAATCAAACAACAAATTCTTGCCTTCTGTCTCCGACATGATTTTCGCTATACCGAGGGAAGCAGTAATTGGACACAGAAACATGTTCGCTGGCTCCGTTCCCTAAAACCTGAGGGACTTTACGCAGAGATTTTGACAGAATATCTATTGACCTATGAGAAATTAGTAGATCAAATAGAACGGTATGATGCACGAATTGAGCAACTGGGTCAAAGCGACAGTTATCAAGAGAAGGTCTCACGGCTTTCTTGCTTTATTGGCATTAAAACACTAACTGCTCTTTCCATTGTGACAGAAATCGGTGATTTTAATCGCTTTGCGACAGCTCAACATTTTGCTTCTTATCTTGGGCTAACTCCTAGCGAAAATTCTAGCGGCGACAAGGAGAGAAGAGGTGCTATCACCAAAGCTGGGAATAGCCATGTGAGACGACTTCTGATAGAAGCTGCACAATCATTGGCTAAGGGGACGATTGGGTATAAATCCAAAGAATTGAAAAGGAGACAAAGTGGAAACCGAGTGGAGGTGATTGCTTATGCGGATAAGGCTAATGAACGCTTAAGAAGACGTTATCGCACACTTGTTCTAGGAAAAAATAAGAAACAAAATGTTGCTAAAACAGCTATTGCACGAGAATTGTCTGGTTTTATTTGGGGGATGATGACAGGAAGAATAGCTTGA
- a CDS encoding acyltransferase family protein produces the protein MKIKWLSVIRVIGLVFVLLYHFFIKYFPGGFVGVDLFFTLSGYLTTALLIDEFAKHKKIDIVSFFRRRFYRILPPLVLTILLVLPLALLVRNDFIANIGNQIAAALGFMTNFFEILSGGSYENQFSPHLFMHTWTLAIEVQYYLVWAGLVWYLTRISKSVGQLRGSIFLTSISLFSLSFLAMSISSFFVDNFSTIYYSSFTHTFPFFLGSILATIAGIGNTTTAFQQQVNTLTIKQTIGLFLGGLGVELLLLFTLQFSSIWTYLIGFLLSSLATATMIFAARVLHEKTEDVKEPAIILFFASISYDIYLFHWPLLIIFTQLTNATIAAGLSFVFSTILSTISFYILEPYIAGKVGSLFGLPIDLKPYKKWLLGSFACLTIVGLGICLFAPKLGSFEQESMVSNLYQAQTQLNTTRSAAENAKATSFEIQKGVIIFGDSVTVRASSAIQTALPDAQIDGTVSRNLSEIAKLINLYKQNNSLKETVVVALGTNTTDNYQELLDQLVKDFPKGRRLIFVTPYDGNFTPSESISYQTGQYEKELAEKYDYISIADWYQAAKDNPPIWYNTDLVHFNLESNGGEVFAQTIKNAVEAVTDGPIKN, from the coding sequence ATGAAAATTAAATGGTTATCTGTTATACGTGTGATTGGATTAGTCTTTGTTCTACTCTATCATTTCTTTATCAAATATTTCCCAGGTGGCTTTGTGGGGGTTGACCTCTTCTTTACCCTGTCTGGATATTTGACAACCGCCCTTTTGATTGATGAGTTTGCAAAACATAAAAAAATAGATATTGTCAGCTTTTTCAGAAGAAGGTTCTATCGCATTCTCCCCCCTCTGGTTTTAACGATTCTTTTGGTTCTTCCACTTGCTCTGCTTGTCCGCAATGATTTCATTGCCAATATCGGCAATCAGATAGCCGCTGCGCTCGGATTCATGACAAACTTCTTTGAAATTCTATCAGGTGGTAGTTACGAGAATCAATTTTCACCTCATCTATTTATGCATACTTGGACACTAGCCATAGAAGTTCAGTATTACCTTGTCTGGGCTGGTTTAGTTTGGTATCTGACTCGCATCTCAAAAAGTGTGGGGCAACTACGTGGATCAATTTTTCTAACATCTATAAGCCTCTTCTCGCTAAGTTTTTTAGCAATGTCTATCTCAAGTTTCTTTGTGGATAATTTCTCAACCATTTACTACTCGAGCTTCACACATACCTTCCCATTTTTCCTCGGTAGTATTCTCGCAACCATCGCTGGTATCGGAAATACAACAACCGCCTTCCAGCAACAAGTGAATACATTGACTATCAAACAAACTATAGGTCTGTTTCTTGGAGGACTCGGAGTAGAACTTCTTCTTCTCTTTACTCTTCAATTCAGTTCCATCTGGACCTATCTAATTGGTTTTCTTCTATCCAGTTTAGCTACAGCAACTATGATTTTTGCTGCTCGGGTACTTCACGAGAAAACCGAAGATGTCAAAGAACCTGCAATTATCCTCTTCTTTGCAAGTATTTCTTATGATATCTACCTCTTCCATTGGCCCTTACTCATTATCTTTACACAACTGACAAATGCCACTATCGCTGCGGGATTATCCTTTGTTTTTTCTACTATCCTATCAACTATTTCCTTCTATATTCTAGAACCATATATTGCTGGTAAAGTAGGAAGCTTGTTTGGATTACCCATAGATTTGAAACCATATAAAAAATGGCTTCTTGGTAGCTTTGCTTGCTTGACCATAGTTGGCTTAGGTATCTGTCTGTTTGCACCAAAATTAGGAAGTTTTGAACAAGAGAGCATGGTTAGCAATCTTTACCAAGCTCAGACCCAACTAAATACAACACGATCTGCTGCTGAAAACGCTAAAGCTACTAGTTTTGAAATTCAAAAAGGAGTTATCATCTTTGGCGATTCTGTTACTGTTCGCGCTAGTTCTGCCATACAGACCGCGCTACCAGATGCACAGATCGATGGAACTGTCAGTCGAAATCTCTCTGAAATTGCTAAATTGATAAATCTTTATAAGCAAAATAATAGCTTGAAAGAGACTGTAGTTGTAGCCCTAGGTACAAATACTACGGATAATTATCAGGAACTACTAGACCAGCTAGTCAAAGATTTTCCTAAAGGACGTCGCCTTATTTTTGTCACTCCTTACGATGGAAACTTCACTCCGAGCGAATCTATTTCTTATCAAACTGGTCAATACGAGAAAGAATTGGCTGAAAAATATGATTACATTTCCATTGCAGACTGGTATCAAGCTGCAAAGGATAATCCACCAATTTGGTACAATACCGACCTTGTTCATTTCAATCTTGAAAGTAATGGAGGCGAAGTCTTCGCCCAAACGATAAAAAATGCCGTTGAAGCCGTTACTGATGGCCCAATCAAAAACTAG
- a CDS encoding membrane protein: protein MKEFKLPSIKWHDITSYFTRPKLEILSLIIILICALSVFTGRIASKQAITFNNGALQYNGYVVANKMNGQGKLTFDNGDVYEGQFTNGIFHGQGTYTSASGWVYTGQFKNGYADGKGKLTTEGQAIYEGTFKQGIYQYEN from the coding sequence ATGAAAGAGTTCAAATTACCTAGCATAAAATGGCATGATATAACAAGTTATTTCACCCGTCCAAAACTTGAAATCCTCTCCCTTATTATCATCCTCATCTGTGCCCTCTCTGTATTTACAGGGCGAATTGCCAGCAAGCAAGCCATAACTTTCAATAATGGCGCCCTGCAGTACAACGGTTATGTGGTCGCAAATAAAATGAATGGTCAAGGAAAATTGACCTTTGATAATGGAGATGTCTACGAAGGACAATTTACAAATGGAATTTTCCACGGTCAAGGAACCTACACATCTGCAAGTGGGTGGGTTTATACCGGGCAATTTAAAAACGGCTATGCCGATGGAAAAGGAAAATTGACCACCGAAGGACAAGCTATCTACGAAGGAACTTTTAAACAGGGGATTTATCAATATGAAAATTAA
- a CDS encoding low molecular weight protein-tyrosine-phosphatase, with protein sequence MKKIVFVCLGNICRSPMAEFVMKDMTSQFHIESRATSNWEHGNPIYPGTQKIFQKHKIPYDKTKTSQQISQADFEEFDVIIGMDSNNVRDLQKMAPAHAQNKIFQFAEKSVPDPWYTGDFDETYEMVKKGCQDWLDRLQSFDQE encoded by the coding sequence ATGAAAAAAATCGTTTTTGTCTGTCTTGGAAATATTTGTCGTAGCCCTATGGCTGAATTTGTCATGAAAGACATGACAAGTCAATTTCACATTGAAAGCCGTGCTACTTCAAACTGGGAACATGGTAATCCTATCTACCCTGGAACACAGAAAATTTTCCAAAAGCACAAGATTCCCTATGATAAGACCAAAACCTCTCAACAAATCTCTCAAGCAGACTTTGAGGAATTTGATGTCATCATTGGTATGGACAGCAATAATGTCCGAGATTTACAGAAAATGGCACCAGCACATGCCCAAAATAAGATTTTTCAATTCGCAGAAAAATCCGTACCAGACCCTTGGTATACTGGAGATTTTGACGAAACCTACGAAATGGTAAAGAAAGGTTGCCAAGACTGGTTGGACAGGTTACAGTCATTTGACCAAGAATAA
- a CDS encoding CsbD family protein, which translates to MSEEKFDAKLEQLSGSAKEVIGKLTGDKEIEVEGLVEKGIGKAKELVEDAKDGLEGAINGIKNAFDKEEK; encoded by the coding sequence ATGTCAGAAGAAAAATTTGACGCAAAACTAGAACAGCTATCTGGCTCTGCAAAAGAGGTAATTGGTAAGCTGACCGGCGACAAGGAAATCGAAGTTGAAGGACTTGTTGAGAAAGGAATTGGCAAAGCAAAAGAGCTAGTCGAAGATGCAAAAGATGGGCTTGAAGGTGCCATTAACGGCATCAAAAATGCTTTCGACAAAGAAGAGAAATAA
- a CDS encoding Dps family protein: protein MMKQKYYQSPAEIASFSPRPSLANSKAVLNQAVADLSVAHSILHQVHWYMRGRGFMIWHPKMDDYMEEIDGYLDDMSERLITLGGAPFSTLQEFSENSQLKEVPGDYNITMEEQLARVVEVFRYLAALFQKGFDVSDEEGDSVTNDIFNVAKASIEKHIWMLQAELGQAPKL, encoded by the coding sequence ATGATGAAACAAAAATATTATCAATCTCCAGCAGAAATTGCGTCTTTCAGTCCGCGTCCATCACTGGCTAATTCTAAGGCTGTTTTGAATCAAGCGGTGGCCGATTTATCAGTAGCCCATTCAATCCTCCATCAAGTTCACTGGTATATGCGTGGTCGTGGCTTTATGATTTGGCATCCCAAAATGGATGACTATATGGAAGAAATTGATGGCTATTTGGATGATATGAGTGAGCGTTTGATCACCTTAGGTGGGGCACCGTTTTCTACTCTTCAAGAATTTAGTGAAAATAGTCAGCTTAAGGAAGTTCCTGGTGACTACAATATAACGATGGAAGAGCAATTGGCACGTGTGGTAGAGGTGTTCCGCTATTTAGCAGCTCTTTTCCAAAAGGGATTTGATGTCAGTGATGAAGAAGGTGACAGCGTAACCAACGACATTTTCAATGTGGCTAAGGCTAGTATTGAAAAACATATTTGGATGTTGCAGGCAGAACTTGGTCAAGCACCTAAGTTGTAA